In one window of Musa acuminata AAA Group cultivar baxijiao chromosome BXJ3-2, Cavendish_Baxijiao_AAA, whole genome shotgun sequence DNA:
- the LOC135631242 gene encoding protein FAR1-RELATED SEQUENCE 11-like — translation MKKMSSKNNGCLTHRRRCPCGDEQCCIRLDEDEEDISMDPSALSEPNLMQGAQHITAEATAVDAPYVGQSFRTDAEAQEYYTNFARKNGFAIRRERSKGNPAHPLGVYKRELVCHRAGVSLPRKTVELKRQRNKKSSRCRCEAQMIIKKNVLKGTSCWIVVHFSNEHNHQLLDSEEVRHLPAYRNIPPAVRERILFLSKAGCTVNLMMRALEMERGAKPGHLTFTERDLRNFLQANKGIDRETEGSELLKACKAMRDKSSDFRYDYTLDANEKLEHIAWSYPDGVHAYKVFGDVVIFDTTYRLYAYDRPFGVWFGVDNYGNLIFLGCVLLQDERPASFKWALQSFVSLMDGKFPQTIMTDLDMGLREAMMSELPNTKHAFGIWYVTHRLSSWFSTLLGSQYNSFMNAFHQVHSLESESDFVQQWGHMVNEFGLASDRHIAILSLYQSYWALPFLHGWFLGGLTTSSSVSIKPFFRGFLNAQTRLKDFVEQVGVAIELQNQAGEEATMRQNYHNVKIKTCMPIEEHCLSLLTPYAFDMFQKELISSTQFAVYESQRETYLVRHRLKADGGYIVQCFPSEQELCCSCKGFESCGILCRHTLRVLSLKNCFMLPDRYLLMRWRRESSLFPKSSGYNYRSQALRSLSSIIIQESSITKDRFNYVQWHMSKLLTHVRNMPTVDEVVSDMETVTSVDTTVSNRRSRARLRKVKSVVEMPNETQELSKAQTFSETLELSELP, via the exons ATGAAGAAAATGTCATCGAAGAACAATGGTTGCCTTACCCATAGGCGACGCTGCCCGTGTGGAGATGAGCAGTGTTGCATCAGACTTGATGAGGATGAAGAAGACATATCGATGGATCCTTCGGCTCTCTCGGAACCAAACCTTATGCAGGGAGCACAACATATTACTGCTGAGGCCACTGCAGTTGACGCTCCTTATGTCGGACAGTCTTTTCGGACCGATGCCGAGGCCCAGGAATACTATACCAACTTTGCCAGGAAGAATGGGTTTGCCATCCGGCGAGAGCGCTCAAAAGGGAATCCAGCACATCCACTGGGTGTTTATAAACGGGAACTTGTCTGCCATCGTGCTGGAGTATCTCTGCCTAGGAAAACTGTAGAACTCAAACGGCAGAGAAACAAGAAATCATCACGCTGCAGATGTGAGGCTCAGATGATTATCAAGAAGAATGTTCTAAAGGGTACGAGCTGTTGGATAGTTGTTCATTTCAGTAATGAGCATAACCATCAGTTGCTGGATAGTGAGGAAGTCCGCCATCTCCCTGCCTACAGGAATATACCTCCGGCTGTCCGTGAACGTATTTTGTTTCTGTCAAAGGCTGGTTGCACTGTGAATCTTATGATGAGGGCACTTGAGATGGAAAGGGGAGCGAAGCCAGGTCATTTAACTTTCACAGAGAGGGACTTGAGGAACTTTCTTCAGGCTAACAAGGGCATTGATCGAGAAACCGAAGGTTCAGAACTCCTTAAGGCCTGCAAGGCTATGAGGGACAAGAGCTCAGATTTTCGTTATGACTACACGttggatgcaaatgagaagcttgagCATATTGCTTGGTCATATCCAGACGGTGTTCATGCATACAAGGTTTTTGGGGATGTAGTTATTTTTGACACAACATATCGTTTGTATGCATATGACAGGCCTTTTGGAGTATGGTTTGGCGTGGACAACTACGGAAATCTAATATTTTTAGGTTGTGTTCTACTGCAGGATGAAAGGCCAGCTTCATTCAAATGGGCCTTGCAG TCGTTTGTTAGTCTTATGGATGGGAAGTTCCCGCAAACAATAATGACTGATCTAGACATGGGACTTAGAGAGGCTATGATGAGTGAATTGCCAAACACTAAACATGCTTTTGGCATATGGTATGTTACACATAGATTATCaagctggttttctaccttacttggTTCGCAATACAATTCATTTATGAATGCTTTCCATCAAGTTCATAGCCTGGAGAGTGAGAGTGACTTTGTGCAACAATGGGGTCATATGGTTAATGAGTTTGGGCTAGCTTCAGATAGACATATAGCCATACTTTCACTATATCAATCCTATTGGGCATTACCATTCTTACATGGTTGGTTTCTTGGGGGATTGACGACTAGTTCTTCAGTGTCTATCAAGCCATTCTTCAGAGGGTTCCTGAATGCACAAACACGTCTAAAAGATTTTGTGGAGCAG GTGGGTGTCGCAATTGAATTACAAAATCAAGCTGGAGAGGAAGCAACAATGAGGCAGAATTATCACAATGTCAAGATTAAAACATGCATGCCTATTGAAGAACATTGTTTGAGTCTATTGACGCCTTACGCGTTTGATATGTTTCAGAAAGAACTTATATCATCGACACAATTTGCAGTATATGAGTCACAGAGGGAGACTTACCTTGTCCGCCACCGGTTGAAGGCGGATGGAGGCTATATAGTGCAGTGCTTTCCATCGGAGCAAGAGTTATGTTGCAGTTGCAAGGGATTCGAATCCTGTGGAATATTATGCAGGCATACCCTCAGAGTGCTCTCTTTGAAAAATTGTTTCATGCTTCCAGATAGATACCTATTGATGCGGTGGCGTCGTGAAAGCTCATTGTTTCCAAAAAGCAGTGGTTACAATTATCGATCCCAAGCTTTACGCTCCCTTTCATCAATCATAATACAGGAATCTTCAATAACAAAAGACCGTTTCAACTATGTGCAGTGGCACATGAGTAAGCTTCTCACTCATGTGAGGAACATGCCGACAGTTGATGAAGTGGTCTCAGATATGGAGACTGTCACATCAGTTGATACTACAGTCTCAAATAGAAGATCTAGAGCAAGGCTCAGAAAAGTAAAATCAGTTGTTGAAATGCCAAACGAGACACAAGAATTATCCAAGGCTCAAACATTTTCAGAAACACTAGAATTGTCAGAATTGCCTTAG